The following proteins are co-located in the Candidatus Methylacidiphilales bacterium genome:
- the mog gene encoding molybdopterin adenylyltransferase has product MKIARITLSDRASSGIYEDLSGPAIEKILAPFFKDLPQFISVLLPDERKLLAEELRHLADVENCPLILTTGGTGPAPRDITPEATRDVLEKELPGFGEIQRVQSFAIAPTSILSRATAGIRGRSLIVNLPGNPKAVAECLPLLLPAIRECLKHLEES; this is encoded by the coding sequence ATGAAAATCGCGCGCATTACTTTGAGCGACCGCGCCAGCTCGGGCATTTACGAAGATCTCAGCGGCCCGGCCATTGAAAAAATCCTCGCCCCCTTTTTCAAGGATCTGCCGCAATTTATTTCCGTTTTGCTCCCCGACGAACGAAAGCTCCTCGCAGAGGAGCTCCGGCACCTGGCTGACGTCGAAAATTGCCCGCTGATTCTCACAACCGGCGGCACCGGTCCCGCTCCGCGCGACATCACCCCGGAAGCCACACGCGATGTTTTGGAAAAGGAACTGCCCGGGTTTGGTGAAATTCAGCGGGTCCAATCTTTTGCAATCGCTCCCACATCGATTTTATCGCGGGCAACCGCCGGAATTCGAGGACGCAGCCTGATCGTCAATCTGCCCGGCAATCCCAAGGCGGTGGCGGAATGCCTTCCATTGCTGTTGCCGGCCATTCGCGAGTGTTTGAAACATCTGGAGGAGTCATGA
- the moaC gene encoding cyclic pyranopterin monophosphate synthase MoaC, producing the protein MKKLSHLDASGNAHMVDVSAKPDQLRRAVACGELHCSAETIKLLKKKALPKGDVLTVAQIAGIQAAKQTSALIPLCHPLPLHQVSVEFKVQAKSIQITASATTSGKTGVEMEALTAVAVACLTLYDMLKAVDKKMRISGIKVIKKMKG; encoded by the coding sequence ATGAAGAAATTAAGCCACCTCGATGCCAGTGGAAACGCGCACATGGTTGATGTCAGCGCCAAACCGGACCAACTCCGCCGGGCTGTGGCCTGCGGCGAACTCCATTGCAGCGCTGAAACCATCAAGCTCCTGAAAAAGAAAGCGCTGCCCAAAGGCGATGTCCTGACCGTCGCCCAGATTGCCGGCATTCAGGCCGCCAAGCAAACTTCCGCTCTCATCCCCCTCTGCCATCCTTTGCCGCTGCATCAGGTCAGCGTGGAATTCAAAGTGCAGGCAAAATCCATCCAAATAACCGCCAGCGCCACCACGAGTGGTAAAACCGGGGTCGAAATGGAAGCACTCACCGCCGTAGCCGTCGCCTGCCTGACTCTTTACGACATGCTCAAGGCCGTGGATAAAAAAATGCGCATAAGCGGCATAAAAGTGATCAAGAAAATGAAAGGGTGA
- a CDS encoding molybdopterin molybdotransferase MoeA — MKKNLLPVGEARQRLLQSQQALPKEKIPLHKAYHRVLAQTIKAAQDRPAFDRSAMDGYAISNKQDASYLILGEIPAGVKTPAKLKSGRCLRIYTGSTLPSNCLAVIPQEQVAVFGKQMRVIDWPKNTFIRRRGEDAKRGNVLLGSGARLQAPELAVLAQEGIVQPCVYKRVRVSHLAMGKELADPASKPRSGQIRDSNSSLIAALLQHPPYQLAAQRRVGDTPAAALRFFNSRAVRDSHVLVISGGAGSGDHDWGRHLIHQLGFHILSDGVDLRPGKPLIVARKKSQTLFVLPGNPVSHWVTWQLFVRPLLLCLSGLDPQPTIIQTRLNSAWKHNSDLRHVWWPGHLFYRDGQTHVSPLALKSSGDASRLCGANSLIHFPHGKEVFQPGDEVATMICEPL; from the coding sequence ATGAAGAAGAACCTCCTTCCCGTCGGCGAAGCCAGACAGCGCCTGCTTCAATCGCAACAGGCTTTACCCAAGGAGAAGATCCCCCTTCACAAGGCCTATCATCGCGTTCTGGCCCAAACGATCAAGGCCGCCCAGGATCGCCCGGCCTTCGACCGTTCAGCCATGGACGGTTACGCGATTTCCAACAAACAGGATGCCTCTTACCTCATCCTGGGTGAAATTCCAGCCGGGGTCAAAACACCCGCAAAACTGAAATCCGGCCGCTGCCTGCGGATTTACACCGGCTCGACATTGCCGAGCAACTGCCTGGCCGTCATTCCGCAGGAACAGGTTGCGGTTTTTGGCAAACAAATGCGCGTCATTGATTGGCCGAAAAACACTTTTATTCGCCGCCGGGGTGAAGACGCCAAACGCGGCAATGTTCTGCTTGGCAGCGGCGCCCGCTTGCAAGCCCCGGAACTGGCAGTCCTGGCACAGGAAGGTATTGTGCAACCCTGCGTGTACAAACGCGTCCGCGTATCCCATCTGGCCATGGGAAAAGAGCTTGCGGATCCCGCCTCAAAACCCCGATCCGGCCAAATCCGCGACAGCAACTCCAGCCTTATCGCCGCACTGCTCCAACACCCGCCCTATCAACTTGCAGCCCAACGTCGCGTCGGAGATACTCCCGCCGCCGCCCTGCGTTTTTTTAATAGCCGGGCCGTACGGGATTCCCATGTTCTCGTCATTTCAGGCGGCGCTGGATCGGGCGACCACGATTGGGGCCGCCATCTGATTCATCAACTCGGCTTCCATATTCTCAGCGACGGCGTCGATCTTCGTCCTGGAAAACCCCTCATTGTCGCACGCAAAAAATCGCAAACCCTGTTTGTCCTGCCGGGCAATCCGGTCTCTCATTGGGTTACCTGGCAGCTTTTTGTCCGGCCATTACTCCTGTGTTTGAGCGGCTTGGATCCCCAGCCAACCATCATCCAGACCCGGCTGAACTCCGCTTGGAAACACAACTCCGATCTACGCCATGTCTGGTGGCCCGGACATTTATTCTATCGCGATGGACAGACACACGTCTCTCCTCTGGCTTTGAAAAGCTCCGGCGATGCCAGCCGCCTCTGTGGAGCGAACAGCCTCATCCACTTCCCGCATGGAAAAGAGGTCTTTCAGCCGGGCGACGAAGTGGCCACCATGATTTGCGAACCTTTATGA